The Leifsonia williamsii genome includes a region encoding these proteins:
- a CDS encoding MinD/ParA family ATP-binding protein has product MADKPEEPERGALAPTDEELTLTPSETLRIAVDLPPAPPREVPADEAAVAIDDVPVDPGFVASPTEPTTTSVAIVASRLATGPTPTTETSGTTPAQPAAADVPPPAARDGVSRRDRLRGETSPQPESAAMLTADRLLEVNRKTRPGPEGTWQRFVYNTTFHGVNLGDSAKVRARKELDHRIQKQFEGGARFVPVLTRKGGVGKTTVTTLLGMALASAREDRIVAIDANPDRGTLSERVPKQTRATVRDVVHKAASIGGFTDFSALVSRDETRLDILASDTDPLLSEAFDENDYNVVADLAARFYSIVLTDCGTGIVHSVMRATLQRADEIVIVSGGSVDEARLASETLTWLEANGYGELVSNAVVALNTATQGTNLVKLEEIESHFRSRVREIVRIPYDPQLAAGSVVSWKNLKPLTQLSARTLAALVVEGLPAERD; this is encoded by the coding sequence GTGGCAGACAAGCCGGAGGAGCCCGAACGCGGCGCCCTCGCGCCCACGGACGAGGAGCTGACGCTCACCCCGTCCGAGACGCTGAGGATCGCCGTCGACCTCCCGCCGGCGCCGCCGCGCGAGGTCCCCGCCGACGAGGCGGCCGTCGCGATCGACGACGTGCCGGTCGACCCGGGGTTCGTCGCGTCGCCGACCGAGCCGACCACCACCTCCGTCGCGATCGTGGCGTCGCGGCTGGCGACAGGGCCGACCCCGACGACCGAGACGAGCGGGACGACGCCGGCGCAGCCTGCCGCCGCGGACGTCCCACCGCCGGCGGCGCGGGACGGCGTCTCGCGCCGCGACCGCCTGCGCGGCGAGACCTCCCCGCAGCCCGAGTCGGCGGCCATGCTGACCGCAGACCGGCTGCTGGAGGTCAATCGCAAGACCCGCCCCGGACCCGAGGGTACCTGGCAGCGCTTCGTGTACAACACGACCTTTCACGGTGTGAACCTCGGCGACTCGGCCAAGGTGCGGGCGCGCAAGGAGCTCGACCACCGCATCCAGAAGCAGTTCGAGGGCGGCGCGCGGTTCGTGCCGGTCCTCACCCGCAAGGGCGGGGTCGGCAAGACCACGGTGACGACGCTGCTCGGCATGGCGCTCGCGAGCGCCCGCGAGGACCGCATCGTCGCCATCGACGCGAACCCCGACCGCGGCACGCTCTCCGAGCGCGTGCCCAAGCAGACGCGGGCGACCGTCCGCGACGTCGTGCACAAGGCGGCCAGCATCGGCGGCTTCACCGACTTCTCGGCGCTCGTGTCGCGCGACGAGACGCGGCTCGACATCCTCGCCTCCGACACCGATCCGCTGCTCTCGGAGGCGTTCGACGAGAACGACTACAACGTCGTCGCCGACCTCGCGGCCCGGTTCTACTCGATCGTGCTCACCGACTGCGGCACCGGCATCGTCCATTCGGTCATGCGGGCGACCCTCCAGCGCGCCGACGAGATCGTCATCGTGTCCGGCGGCAGCGTCGACGAGGCGCGGCTGGCCTCCGAGACCCTGACCTGGCTGGAGGCCAACGGCTACGGCGAGCTCGTCAGCAACGCCGTCGTCGCGCTCAACACGGCGACCCAGGGGACCAACCTGGTGAAGCTGGAGGAGATCGAGTCGCACTTCCGCTCGCGGGTGCGCGAGATCGTCCGCATCCCGTACGACCCCCAGCTGGCGGCCGGCTCGGTGGTGTCGTGGAAGAACCTCAAGCCGCTCACCCAGCTCTCGGCCCGCACGCTCGCCGCGCTCGTGGTCGAGGGGCTCCCGGCCGAGCGCGACTGA
- a CDS encoding ROK family glucokinase, with product MHAIGIDIGGTKIAGAVVDELGVIVREERVPTDASSPALIEDAVVGMVQRLQQGPEQIVGVGVAAAGFIDAAQSTVYYAPNINWRHEPFREKLERRLDIPVLIENDANAAGWAEFRFGAGRLVSDMVILTIGTGVGGAIVSNDRLFRGGFGAGAEIGHMRVVPGGLPCGCGAHGCIEQYGSGRALQRMANEFADAGGIGQALADVRARNGGVLSGSDISALIMAGDPGALAALRQLGDWLGQACASLGAILDPQVFVFGGGVAQAGELLLEPIRLAYLENLPARGFHPEPEFTIAELVNDAGVVGAADLARLHAASL from the coding sequence GTGCACGCGATCGGAATCGACATCGGCGGGACCAAGATCGCGGGCGCCGTGGTCGACGAGCTCGGCGTGATCGTGCGCGAGGAGCGCGTGCCGACCGATGCGAGCAGCCCGGCGCTGATCGAGGACGCCGTGGTCGGCATGGTGCAGCGCCTGCAGCAGGGCCCCGAGCAGATCGTCGGCGTCGGCGTCGCGGCGGCCGGCTTCATCGACGCGGCGCAGTCGACCGTGTACTACGCCCCCAACATCAACTGGCGGCACGAGCCCTTCCGGGAGAAGCTCGAGCGCCGCCTCGACATCCCCGTGCTGATCGAGAACGACGCCAATGCGGCCGGCTGGGCGGAGTTCCGCTTCGGTGCCGGGCGGCTCGTCAGCGACATGGTCATCCTCACCATCGGCACCGGAGTCGGCGGCGCGATCGTCAGCAACGACCGCCTGTTCCGCGGCGGATTCGGCGCCGGCGCCGAGATCGGCCACATGCGCGTCGTCCCCGGCGGCCTGCCGTGCGGCTGCGGCGCGCACGGCTGCATCGAGCAGTACGGCTCCGGGCGCGCGCTGCAGCGCATGGCCAACGAGTTCGCGGACGCCGGAGGCATCGGCCAGGCCCTCGCCGACGTGCGCGCGCGCAACGGCGGCGTGCTCAGCGGCTCCGACATCTCCGCCCTGATCATGGCCGGCGACCCCGGCGCCCTCGCCGCGCTGCGCCAGCTGGGCGACTGGCTCGGTCAGGCGTGCGCGAGCCTCGGCGCCATCCTCGACCCGCAGGTGTTCGTGTTCGGCGGGGGCGTCGCCCAGGCCGGCGAGCTGCTCCTCGAGCCGATCCGGCTGGCGTACCTCGAGAACCTCCCGGCGCGCGGGTTCCACCCCGAGCCCGAGTTCACCATCGCCGAGCTGGTCAACGACGCCGGGGTGGTGGGGGCCGCCGACCTGGCGCGCCTGCACGCCGCCTCCCTCTGA
- the def gene encoding peptide deformylase encodes MTERQIRLFGDPVLKTPSEPVHQIDDGVRGLVEDLVDSVLPPGRAGVAAPQIGVNQRVFSYNVDGQVGYVINPELVEVSGEPELVDEGCLSVPGLWFKTARYPFARVRGIDLDGKEIEISGTGVLAQALQHETDHLNGMLYLDRLDKDTRREAMKQVRESDWF; translated from the coding sequence GTGACCGAACGCCAGATCCGCCTGTTCGGCGACCCCGTGCTGAAGACGCCGTCCGAGCCGGTCCACCAGATCGACGACGGCGTGCGCGGACTCGTGGAGGACCTCGTGGACAGCGTGCTGCCTCCTGGCCGCGCCGGTGTCGCCGCGCCGCAGATCGGCGTGAACCAGCGGGTGTTCAGCTACAACGTCGACGGCCAGGTGGGCTACGTGATCAACCCGGAGCTGGTGGAGGTGTCCGGCGAGCCCGAGCTCGTCGACGAGGGCTGCCTCTCGGTGCCCGGACTGTGGTTCAAGACCGCGCGCTACCCCTTCGCGCGGGTGCGCGGGATCGACCTCGACGGCAAGGAGATCGAGATCTCCGGCACGGGCGTGCTCGCCCAGGCCCTGCAGCACGAGACGGACCACCTCAACGGGATGCTGTACCTCGACCGGCTGGACAAGGACACCCGACGCGAGGCCATGAAGCAGGTCCGCGAGAGCGACTGGTTCTGA
- the pknB gene encoding Stk1 family PASTA domain-containing Ser/Thr kinase, giving the protein MTTSQTDPMIGRLIDGRYQVRSRIARGGMATVYLATDLRLERRVAIKIMHGHLADDSTFKSRFVQEARSAARLAHPNVVNVFDQGQDSDMAYLVMEYLPGITLRDLLKDYGRLTPEQTIDIMEAVLSGLAAAHKAGIVHRDLKPENVLLADDGRIKIGDFGLARAASANTATGQALLGTIAYLSPELVTRGVADARSDIYALGIMMYEMLTGQQPFQGEQPMQIAYQHANDAVPVPSSKNPAVPAELDELVLWATEKDPDRRPKDAREMLDRLIEAEKSIRGEATLQPTMVLPPAFDVVEGDTQIINPAIRQQVAANTPSAAESLTTATKRRRAKGWWLFALVILLAGLAGGTGWYFGAGPGSLVDVPNVVNQAPDKATATLTDLGFTVKQAQEYSVTVPTGQVSSTDPGADTPVNRGGQVTLRISQGPKPIELPALAGQPLDAVKAAITGQGAKVGETAEQFDGKAPAGTVLAATRATDGTDISGGGSYFEAATVNLVVSLGAIPDVTGKNVEDATATLRDVGLLAQSGPESYSDSIDKGDVISAQPQSDPVHKGDTLVLEISKGPEPVPVPDVVGKTWDVAKKALTDAGFKLKYSAIADVVPTAFVVAKVNPGVGERVEKGSEITVNFAGF; this is encoded by the coding sequence GTGACCACCAGCCAGACCGACCCCATGATCGGCCGTCTCATCGACGGCCGGTACCAGGTGCGCTCACGCATCGCCAGGGGCGGCATGGCGACGGTCTACCTCGCCACCGATCTGCGCCTCGAGCGCCGCGTGGCCATCAAGATCATGCACGGCCACCTGGCCGACGACAGCACGTTCAAGAGCCGGTTCGTGCAGGAGGCCCGCTCGGCCGCGCGCCTGGCCCACCCGAACGTCGTCAACGTGTTCGACCAGGGGCAGGACTCCGACATGGCCTACCTGGTCATGGAGTACCTCCCCGGCATCACGCTGCGCGACCTGCTCAAGGACTACGGCCGGCTCACGCCCGAGCAGACCATCGACATCATGGAGGCCGTGCTCAGCGGTCTCGCGGCGGCGCACAAGGCGGGCATCGTCCACCGCGACCTCAAGCCCGAGAACGTGCTGCTCGCCGACGACGGCCGCATCAAGATCGGCGACTTCGGGCTGGCGCGCGCCGCCTCCGCCAACACCGCCACCGGCCAGGCGCTGCTCGGCACGATCGCCTACCTCTCCCCCGAGCTCGTCACCCGCGGCGTCGCCGACGCCCGCAGCGACATCTACGCGCTCGGCATCATGATGTACGAGATGCTCACCGGCCAGCAGCCGTTCCAGGGTGAGCAGCCGATGCAGATCGCCTACCAGCACGCGAACGACGCGGTGCCGGTGCCGAGCAGCAAGAACCCGGCCGTGCCCGCGGAGCTCGACGAGCTGGTCCTGTGGGCGACCGAGAAGGACCCTGACCGCCGTCCCAAGGACGCGCGCGAGATGCTCGACCGGCTGATCGAGGCCGAGAAGTCGATCCGCGGCGAGGCGACGCTGCAGCCGACGATGGTTCTCCCTCCCGCGTTCGACGTGGTCGAGGGCGACACCCAGATCATCAACCCGGCCATCCGCCAGCAGGTCGCCGCGAACACGCCGTCCGCGGCCGAGTCGCTGACGACGGCCACCAAGCGCCGCCGCGCCAAGGGCTGGTGGCTGTTCGCGCTGGTCATCCTCCTGGCGGGCCTGGCGGGAGGCACGGGCTGGTACTTCGGCGCCGGCCCCGGCTCACTCGTCGACGTGCCGAACGTCGTCAACCAGGCGCCAGACAAGGCCACCGCCACCCTCACCGACCTCGGCTTCACCGTGAAGCAGGCCCAGGAGTACAGCGTCACGGTGCCGACCGGTCAGGTCTCGAGCACCGACCCCGGCGCCGACACGCCCGTCAACCGCGGCGGCCAGGTCACCCTCCGCATCTCCCAGGGCCCGAAGCCGATCGAGCTGCCCGCCCTCGCCGGCCAGCCGCTCGACGCGGTCAAGGCCGCCATCACCGGCCAGGGCGCGAAGGTGGGCGAGACGGCGGAGCAGTTCGACGGCAAGGCGCCCGCCGGCACCGTTCTCGCGGCGACGCGCGCCACGGACGGCACCGACATCTCCGGCGGCGGCTCGTACTTCGAAGCGGCCACCGTGAACCTCGTCGTCTCGCTCGGCGCCATCCCGGATGTGACCGGTAAGAACGTCGAGGACGCGACCGCGACCCTCCGCGACGTCGGCCTCCTCGCGCAGTCGGGCCCCGAGAGCTACAGCGACAGCATCGACAAGGGCGACGTCATCTCCGCCCAGCCGCAGTCCGACCCCGTGCACAAGGGCGACACCCTGGTCCTCGAGATCTCGAAGGGGCCGGAACCGGTCCCGGTACCGGATGTGGTGGGGAAGACGTGGGACGTCGCCAAGAAGGCGCTCACCGACGCAGGCTTCAAGCTCAAGTACAGCGCGATCGCGGACGTGGTCCCGACTGCGTTCGTCGTCGCCAAGGTGAACCCCGGCGTCGGCGAGCGGGTCGAGAAGGGCTCCGAGATCACGGTCAACTTCGCCGGCTTCTAG
- a CDS encoding NAD-dependent epimerase/dehydratase family protein: MDIAVTGGSGKLGRTVVRELRAAGHTVVNLDANGERGPGFVRVDLTDFGQVLDAILGVEDQHTGFDAIVHLGAIPAPGIAPDAATFHNNIRATYNVFQAARRAGVRNIVYASSETVLGLPFDVPPPYIPVDEEYPARPESTYSLVKHLEEQMAIELVRWDPALKIVALRFSNVMEPADYAAFPSFDADARLRKWNLWGYIDARDGAQAIQKALEWDTTGFDRFIIAAADTVMTRPNAELVAEVFPGVELKGDLGTNDTLLSIAKARRLLGYAPQHSWRTHA, translated from the coding sequence ATGGACATCGCCGTCACCGGAGGATCGGGCAAGCTCGGACGCACCGTCGTGCGCGAGCTGCGCGCAGCAGGCCACACCGTCGTCAACCTGGACGCCAACGGGGAGCGCGGCCCCGGCTTCGTCCGCGTCGACCTGACCGACTTCGGCCAGGTGCTCGACGCGATCCTCGGGGTCGAGGACCAGCACACCGGATTCGACGCTATCGTGCACCTCGGCGCGATCCCGGCTCCGGGTATCGCGCCGGATGCCGCGACGTTCCACAACAACATCCGCGCCACGTACAACGTCTTCCAGGCGGCCCGGCGGGCGGGTGTCCGCAACATCGTCTACGCGTCGAGCGAGACCGTGCTCGGCCTCCCGTTCGACGTGCCGCCGCCGTACATCCCGGTCGACGAGGAGTACCCGGCCCGTCCCGAGTCGACGTACTCGCTCGTCAAGCACCTCGAGGAGCAGATGGCGATCGAGCTGGTGCGCTGGGACCCGGCGCTGAAGATCGTCGCGCTGCGCTTCTCCAACGTGATGGAGCCCGCCGACTACGCCGCGTTCCCGTCGTTCGACGCCGACGCGCGCCTGCGCAAGTGGAACCTCTGGGGCTACATCGACGCCCGCGACGGCGCCCAGGCCATCCAGAAGGCGCTGGAGTGGGACACCACCGGCTTCGACCGCTTCATCATCGCGGCGGCCGACACCGTGATGACGCGCCCCAACGCGGAACTGGTGGCGGAGGTCTTCCCGGGCGTCGAGCTCAAGGGCGACCTGGGCACCAACGACACCCTCCTCTCGATCGCGAAGGCCCGCCGCCTCCTCGGCTACGCCCCGCAGCACTCCTGGCGCACCCACGCCTAA
- a CDS encoding AMP-dependent synthetase/ligase has protein sequence MIQFETPAVVPADPEANATDLLVQRVAATPDAPLFALPDGAGWRDISAAEFHRQVVALAKGLVAAGIQPGDKIGLMCHTRYEWTLIDFATWFAGAVLVPVYETSSPAQIQWNMADSEAVAIILETAEMHARFDEVHPDLPLIGNVWQLHLGDLDKLVAAGAGIPDEEIERRRRIAKGSDLGTLIYTSGSTGRPKGCVLTHSNFVELSRNSAEALTELVNQPGGASTLLFITTAHVFARFIAVLSVTGGVKVGHQADTKQLLPALESFKPTFLLAVPRVFEKVYNSAEQKAEAGGKGKIFRAAAEVAVAHSKAVEAGSVPLGLKLKFALFDRLVFSKLRAAMGGRVRYAVSGSAPLGSHLGHFFHSLGIKVLEGYGLTETTAPATVNLPSKFKIGTVGPALPGVSIRLVDDGEIEVKGVDVFKEYWKNPEATAAAFDDGWFKTGDLGSFDADGFLTITGRKKEIIVTAGGKNVSPAALEDPIRSNPLVGQVIVVGDQKPFISALVTLDTEMLPTWLANNGEDKDMTLAEASVNPAVHAEIQRAIDVANAGVSRAESIRKFVVLATELTEASGHLTPKLSIKRNVILADFADVIDGIYSDNPTTQGFSLAH, from the coding sequence GTGATCCAGTTCGAAACACCCGCCGTCGTCCCCGCCGACCCCGAGGCGAACGCCACCGATCTGCTCGTGCAGCGCGTGGCCGCGACCCCGGACGCGCCGTTGTTCGCCCTCCCCGACGGAGCCGGCTGGCGCGACATCTCGGCAGCGGAGTTCCACCGGCAGGTCGTCGCGCTGGCCAAGGGCCTGGTCGCCGCCGGCATCCAGCCGGGCGACAAGATCGGCCTCATGTGCCACACCCGCTACGAGTGGACGCTGATCGACTTCGCGACCTGGTTCGCCGGCGCCGTGCTGGTGCCGGTCTACGAGACCTCCTCCCCCGCGCAGATCCAGTGGAACATGGCCGACTCGGAGGCCGTGGCCATCATCCTAGAGACCGCGGAGATGCACGCGCGCTTCGACGAGGTGCACCCCGACCTCCCGCTCATCGGCAATGTCTGGCAGCTCCACCTCGGCGACCTCGACAAGCTCGTCGCGGCCGGTGCCGGCATCCCCGACGAGGAGATCGAGCGGCGGCGCCGCATCGCCAAGGGCTCCGACCTCGGCACGCTGATCTACACCTCCGGCTCGACCGGGCGGCCGAAGGGCTGCGTGCTGACCCACTCCAACTTCGTGGAGCTCTCGCGCAACTCGGCCGAGGCGCTCACCGAGCTCGTCAACCAGCCGGGCGGCGCCTCCACCCTCCTGTTCATCACGACCGCGCACGTCTTCGCCCGGTTCATCGCGGTGCTCTCCGTCACCGGCGGCGTGAAGGTGGGGCACCAGGCCGACACCAAGCAGCTGCTCCCGGCGCTCGAGAGCTTCAAGCCGACCTTCCTCCTCGCCGTTCCGCGCGTGTTCGAGAAGGTCTACAACTCGGCCGAGCAGAAGGCGGAGGCCGGCGGCAAGGGCAAGATCTTCCGCGCCGCCGCCGAGGTCGCCGTCGCCCACTCGAAGGCGGTCGAGGCCGGCTCGGTGCCGCTGGGGCTGAAGCTCAAGTTCGCCCTGTTCGACCGGCTCGTGTTCTCGAAGCTGCGCGCGGCGATGGGCGGCCGGGTGCGTTACGCGGTCTCCGGCTCCGCTCCGCTCGGGTCGCACCTCGGGCACTTCTTCCACAGCCTCGGCATCAAGGTGCTCGAGGGCTACGGGCTCACCGAGACGACCGCGCCCGCGACGGTCAACCTCCCCTCGAAGTTCAAGATCGGCACGGTCGGCCCTGCCCTCCCCGGCGTCTCCATCCGTCTGGTCGACGACGGCGAGATCGAGGTGAAGGGCGTCGACGTCTTCAAGGAGTACTGGAAGAACCCGGAGGCGACCGCCGCCGCGTTCGACGACGGCTGGTTCAAGACCGGCGACCTCGGCTCCTTCGACGCCGACGGCTTCCTGACGATCACCGGCCGCAAGAAGGAGATCATCGTCACGGCGGGAGGCAAGAACGTCTCCCCCGCCGCGCTCGAGGACCCGATCCGCTCCAACCCGCTGGTCGGCCAGGTGATCGTGGTCGGCGACCAGAAGCCGTTCATCTCGGCCCTGGTCACCCTCGACACCGAGATGCTGCCGACCTGGCTCGCGAACAACGGCGAGGACAAGGACATGACCCTCGCCGAGGCGTCGGTGAATCCGGCCGTGCACGCGGAGATCCAGCGCGCCATCGACGTGGCCAACGCGGGCGTCTCCCGCGCCGAGAGCATCCGCAAGTTCGTGGTGCTGGCCACGGAGCTGACGGAGGCGAGCGGCCACCTGACGCCGAAGCTCAGCATCAAGCGCAACGTCATCCTCGCCGACTTCGCCGACGTCATCGACGGCATCTATAGCGACAACCCGACGACGCAGGGCTTCTCGCTGGCGCACTGA
- a CDS encoding lysophospholipid acyltransferase family protein, with protein MFYWLMKNVIAGPILKGIFRPWVVGLENVPAEGAVILASNHLSFIDSIFLPLVVDRHVSFLAKSDYFTRKGLKGWATKAFMNATGQLPIDRSGGKASEASLNTGLRVLARGEILGIYPEGTRSPDGKLYRGRTGVARMILEAGVPVVPVAMVDTAKIMPIGTRLPKIGRIGIIIGEPLDFSRFEGMEGDRFILRSVTDEIMYELHRLGDQEYLDVYASTVKEKRAQLSR; from the coding sequence ATGTTCTACTGGCTGATGAAGAACGTGATCGCGGGGCCGATCCTCAAGGGCATCTTCCGCCCCTGGGTCGTCGGTCTCGAGAACGTGCCCGCGGAGGGCGCGGTCATCCTCGCCAGCAACCACCTGTCGTTCATCGACTCGATCTTCCTGCCGCTCGTCGTGGACCGGCACGTCTCCTTCCTCGCCAAGAGCGACTACTTCACCCGCAAGGGGCTGAAGGGATGGGCGACCAAGGCGTTCATGAACGCCACCGGCCAGCTCCCCATCGACCGTTCCGGCGGCAAGGCGTCGGAGGCCTCGCTCAACACGGGCCTCCGGGTGCTCGCGCGCGGCGAGATCCTCGGCATCTACCCCGAGGGCACGCGCAGCCCCGACGGCAAGCTGTACCGCGGCCGCACCGGCGTCGCGCGGATGATCCTGGAGGCCGGCGTGCCGGTCGTCCCTGTCGCGATGGTCGACACGGCGAAGATCATGCCGATCGGCACGCGCCTGCCGAAGATCGGCCGCATCGGCATCATCATCGGCGAGCCGCTCGACTTCTCCCGCTTCGAGGGGATGGAGGGCGACCGCTTCATCCTGCGCTCGGTCACCGACGAGATCATGTACGAGCTGCACCGCCTCGGCGACCAGGAGTATCTCGACGTCTACGCGTCCACCGTGAAGGAGAAGCGGGCCCAGCTTTCACGGTAG
- a CDS encoding class II 3-deoxy-7-phosphoheptulonate synthase — translation MIEGLDYWRTLPIKQQPAWPDPEAAAAASAEIATLPPLVFAGEVDQLRMRLARAAQGEAFLLQGGDCAETFAGATADQIRNRVKTVLQMAVVLTYGASVPVIKMGRMAGQFAKPRSSDTETRGGVTLPAYRGDIVNGYDFTPESRQADPRRLVQGYHTAASTLNLIRAFTQGGFADLRQVHSWNKGFAANPANQRYEGLAREIDRAIKFMEAAGADFDELKRVEFYSSHEGLLMDYERPMTRIDSRTGTPYNTSAHFIWIGERTRDLDGAHVDFLSRVRNPIGVKLGPTTTRDDMLRLIDKLDPEREPGRLTFITRMGAGKIRDALPPLLEAIKRSDATPLWVTDPMHGNGLTTPTGYKTRRFDDVVDEVKGFFEAHRAAGTNPGGIHVELTGDDVTECLGGSEQIDEETLATRYESLCDPRLNHMQSLELAFLVAEELSHQD, via the coding sequence GTGATCGAGGGCCTGGACTATTGGCGCACGCTGCCGATCAAGCAGCAGCCGGCTTGGCCGGACCCGGAGGCCGCCGCGGCCGCCTCCGCCGAGATCGCGACCCTCCCTCCGCTCGTCTTCGCCGGCGAGGTCGACCAGCTGCGCATGCGGCTGGCCCGCGCCGCGCAGGGCGAGGCGTTCCTGCTGCAGGGCGGAGACTGCGCCGAGACGTTCGCCGGCGCCACCGCCGACCAGATCCGCAACCGCGTGAAGACCGTGCTGCAGATGGCGGTCGTGCTGACCTACGGCGCCTCGGTGCCGGTCATCAAGATGGGCCGCATGGCCGGCCAGTTCGCCAAGCCGCGCTCCAGCGACACCGAGACCCGCGGCGGCGTCACGCTGCCGGCGTACCGCGGCGACATCGTCAACGGCTACGACTTCACCCCGGAGTCGCGCCAGGCCGACCCGCGCCGGCTGGTGCAGGGCTACCACACCGCCGCCTCCACGCTGAACCTCATCCGCGCCTTCACCCAGGGCGGTTTCGCCGACCTGCGGCAGGTGCACAGCTGGAACAAGGGCTTCGCCGCGAACCCGGCGAACCAGCGCTACGAGGGCCTCGCGCGCGAGATCGACCGGGCCATCAAGTTCATGGAGGCCGCCGGCGCCGACTTCGACGAGCTCAAGCGGGTGGAGTTCTACTCCAGCCACGAGGGCCTGCTGATGGACTACGAGCGCCCGATGACCCGCATCGACTCGCGCACCGGGACGCCGTACAACACGTCGGCGCACTTCATCTGGATCGGGGAGCGCACGCGCGACCTCGACGGCGCACACGTCGACTTCCTGTCCCGGGTGCGCAACCCGATCGGCGTGAAGCTCGGCCCGACGACGACCCGCGACGACATGCTCCGGCTGATCGACAAGCTCGACCCCGAGCGCGAGCCCGGTCGCCTGACCTTCATCACGCGCATGGGCGCCGGCAAGATCCGCGACGCCCTGCCGCCGCTGCTGGAGGCCATCAAGCGCTCCGACGCGACGCCGCTGTGGGTCACCGACCCGATGCACGGCAACGGCCTGACGACGCCGACCGGCTACAAGACGCGCCGCTTCGACGACGTCGTGGACGAGGTCAAGGGCTTCTTCGAGGCGCACCGCGCGGCGGGCACGAACCCCGGCGGCATCCACGTCGAGCTCACCGGCGACGACGTCACCGAGTGCCTCGGCGGCTCGGAGCAGATCGACGAGGAGACGCTGGCCACCCGCTACGAGTCCCTCTGCGACCCGCGCCTCAACCACATGCAGTCCCTGGAGCTCGCCTTCCTGGTGGCCGAGGAGCTGTCGCACCAGGACTGA